Proteins from a genomic interval of Trichoderma breve strain T069 chromosome 2, whole genome shotgun sequence:
- a CDS encoding acyl-CoA dehydrogenase, middle domain-containing protein gives MLRQSFRAFARTAVARPAAARSYATFNWEDPLNANNLFTEEEQAIAETAERYCQERLQPRVLQAYRDEHYDPKILEEMGELGLLGSSIKGYGCAGVSSVAGGLITRAVERVDSGYRSGMSVQSSLVMGGIHEFGTEEQKERFLPEMARGKLIGAFGLTEPNHGSDPGSMESVAKPHPTKKGYYSLSGAKTWITNSPIADVLLVWAKLQETGKIRGFLIERKDCPPGTLETPAIKDKNGLRASITGMIQMDGVPVPEANMFPDVEGLKGPFSCLNSARYGISLGVMGALEDAIARARTYSLERKQFKGNPLARYQLIQKKLADAATDAAYGTLAAVQVGRLKDEGKMTPEMISMVKRQNCDSALRNVRVLQEIFGGNAVSDEYHIGRHVANLFVTQTYEGQSDIHSLILGRAITGIQAFV, from the exons ATGTTGCGACAATCCTTCAGAGCCTTTGCCCGCACGGCTGTTGCGAGACCGGCCGCGGCGAGAAGCTACGCTACGTTCAACTGGGAGGATCCCCTCAATGCGAATAACCTCTTTACCGAGGAAGAGCAGGCCATTGCAGAAACTGCAGAGCGATACTGCCAGGAACGGCTACAGCCCAGGGTCTTGC aGGCCTACCGAGACGAACACTATGACCCCAAGATCCTCGAAGAGATGGGCGAGCTAGGCCTGCTTGGctccagcatcaagggcTACGGATGCGCTGGCGTTTCTTCAGTGGCCGGCGGCCTGATTACACGAGCGGTCGAGCGAGTCGATAGCGGTTATCGGTCTGGCATGTCGGTGCAGTCGTCCCTCGTCATGGGCGGCATCCACGAGTTCGGCACCGAGGAGCAGAAGGAGAGATTCCTCCCCGAGATGGCCAGGGGCAAGCTCATTGGCGCCTTTGGCCTGACGGAGCCCAATCACGGCAGCGACCCTGGCAGCATGGAGAGCGTCGCGAAGCCGCATCCGACCAAGAAGGGATACTATTCGCTGAGCGGAGCCAAGACATGGATCACCAACAGCCCAATTGCCGACGTATTGTTGGTTTGGGCCAAACTGCAAGAGACGGGCAAGATCAGGGGCTTCTTGATTGAGAGAAAGGATTGCCCGCCTGGAACACTCGAGACAcccgccatcaaggacaagaacgGGCTCCGAGCTTCCATCACGGGCATGATCCAGATGGACGGCGTCCCGGTGCCAGAAGCCAACATGTTCCCTGATGTCGAAGGCCTCAAGGGCCCCTTTAGCTGCCTCAACAGTGCTAGATACGGCATCTCACTCGGTGTCATGGGCGCCTTGGAGGACGCCATTGCTCGAGCTCGCACCTACTCCCTGGAGCGCAAGCAATTCAAGGGCAACCCTCTGGCTAGGTACCAGCTCATTCAGAAGAAGCTTGCCGATGCCGCCACAGATGCCGCCTATGGCACACTGGCCGCGGTGCAGGTCGGTAGGCTCAAGGACGAGGGCAAGATGACCCCCGAAATGATTAGCATGGTTAAGAGACAGAACTGTGATTCAGCCTTGCGCAACGTCCGCGTGTTGCAGGAGATTTTCGGTGGAAACGCTGTGAGCGACGAGTATCACATTGGAAGACATGTGGCGAACCTGTTTGTGACGCAGACATACGAGGGACAGAGTGATATCCACAGTTTGATCTTGGGCAGGGCGATTACCGGCATACAAGCCTTTGTGTAA
- a CDS encoding JAB1/Mov34/MPN/PAD-1 ubiquitin protease domain-containing protein codes for MEARPSMAAGRPQSVKELVAQAESFAFNVNIAMKHWIRAADTLYQEASFALSDGDYGRAYMMLYRHSVLVLKFLPTHPQFKDPENKKAFKLLSKRIPRVLEDLEQLKPEIQTLYDEWERAAPSPAVERHKQQAASSYAAFAARDPSLSGNARILDAAEHQDLAVDLAQQELSRRERDKHASKHSSVWDARAAGNRTSQFDDGDLRRQMEATRPLEDDRSPPVTSHNYYYPSLSKSRPVEYEQSRYSSSREPQPTRPPKEQFDLPPLRHEDGYDTSKSAIPPQVPRKAFVDDYRPLDAPSQPLVDVHQPPLPPKDSVEIPQPKKERLAFKPGGYLENGDPIRSIFLPGSLRSKFLEIASKNTAAGLETCGVLCGTPINNALFVRCLLIPDQKSTPDTCETENESALFDYCMSEDLLMLGWIHTHPTQTCFMSSRDLHTHAGYQVMMPESIAIVCAPRYNEHGIFRLTHPPGLDHVLNCNRTETFHQHSIDNLYREAYHPNGHVYESDKMPLQVVDLRMK; via the exons ATGGAGGCTCGTCCGAGCATGGCCGCGGGCCGGCCGCAAAGCGTCAAGGAGCTGGTAGCTCAGGCCGAGAGCTTTGCCTTCAACGTCAATATCGCTATGAAGCACTGGATTCGGGCTGCTGATACACTCTATCAAGAG GCATCGTTTGCTTTATCGGATGGCGATTACGGACGAGCCTACATGATGCTATATCGACATTCCGTCTTGGTCCTGAAATTTCTACCCACTCACCCTCAATTCAAAGACCCCGAAAATAAAAAGGCATTCAAATTACTATCGAAACGGATTCCTCGCGTCCTCGAAGaccttgagcagctgaaaCCCGAGATTCAGACTCTGTATGACGAGTGGGAACGCGCTGCACCATCTCCCGCTGTAGAGCGGCATAAACAGCAGGCAGCATCGTCATATGCAGCCTTTGCAGCTCGAGATCCAAGTCTAAGTGGCAATGCGAGAATTCTGGACGCGGCTGAGCACCAGGATCTGGCAGTGGATTTAGCACAACAAGAGCTAAGCCGGCGAGAGCGAGATAAGCATGCAAGCAAGCATAGTAGCGTTTGGGACGCGCGGGCTGCGGGGAATAGAACGTCACAATTCGACGATGGTGATCTCCGAAGACAAATGGAGGCAACACGAC CATTGGAAGATGATCGGAGTCCTCCAGTGACATCTCATAATTACTATTACCCATCACTTTCCAAATCTAGGCCTGTCGAATACGAACAAAGCCGTTATTCATCATCAAGAGAGCCCCAACCTACTAGACCGCCAAAGGAGCAGTTTGACCTGCCTCCCTTGAGGCATGAAGATGGATACGATACTTCAAAATCGGCTATCCCGCCTCAGGTGCCCCGCAAGGCTTTTGTTGATGACTATCGACCACTGGATGCTCCTTCACAGCCCCTGGTTGATGTTcatcagcctcctcttccacccaAAGATTCGGTGGAAATTCCTCAGCCGAAGAAAGAACGCCTCGCCTTTAAGCCCGGGGGCTATCTTGAGAATGGGGATCCTATTCGATCAATATTTCTACCCGGTAGCCTGCGCTCCAAGTTCCTGGAAATTGCCTCCAAGAACACGGCAGCCGGCTTGGAGACCTGTGGCGTCCTCTGCGGAACGCCCATCAATAACGCCCTCTTTGTCCGCTGCCTCCTGATTCCGGATCAAAAATCCACTCCCGACACATGCGAAACGGAAAACGAAAGTGCTCTGTTCGATTACTGTATGAGTGAAGATCTATTGATGCTGGGCTGGATACACACACATCCAACACAAACGTGTTTCATGAGTTCTCGTGATCTCCACACGCATGCGGGATATCAAGTAATGATGCCTGAAAGCATCGCCATTGTGTGTGCACCGAGATACAATGA GCACGGCATCTTTCGACTCACGCACCCCCCTGGTTTAGATCACGTCCTCAACTGTAATCGCACAGAGACATTTCATCAGCATTCTATTGACAATCTCTACCGAGAGGCCTATCACCCTAATGGGCACGTATACGAGAGTGACAAGATGCCCTTGCAAGTAGTCGACTTACGGATGAAATGA
- a CDS encoding prefoldin subunit domain-containing protein codes for MAEIQAKLQSLSEEYQKLQQDLQNTVASRQKLEGQRQENLGVQKEFENIGEDETIYKLVGPVLLKQEKFEAESTVKGRLDFIGGEITRLEGQIKDTQGNIEKKKTEIIQIQAGAQGAIGAQ; via the exons ATGGCCGAGATCCAGGCCAAGCTGCAGTCCCTTTCCGAGGAGTATCAAAAGCTCCAGCAGG ATCTCCAGAACACAGTGGCTTCGCGCCAGAAGCTGGAGGGCCAGAGACAAGAAAACCTGGGAGTGCAAAAG GAATTTGAAAACAtcggcgaggatgagacCATCTACAAGCTTGTAGGACCAGTCCTGCTGAAGCAGGAAAAGTTCGAGGCTGAGAGCACCGTCAAGGGCCGACTGGACTTTATCGGAGGCGAAAT TACAAGATTAGAGGGCCAGATCAAGGACACGCAGGGGAacattgagaagaagaagactgaGATTATCCAGATTCAGGCGGGGGCTCAAGGGGCCATTGGCGCACAATAG
- a CDS encoding major facilitator superfamily domain-containing protein, whose amino-acid sequence METTDMEKSAVTAPSALNSEIEDTEQIWLESEDNPLNWPRSKKYQTIGLVSFQAFISPLASSIMAPGLPELAEKYNIKSDTVLALTLTIYLLAWALGPLAFAPLSEMYGRRWVINISSVIFTAFSIGCIFAKSTGQLIAFRFLAGIGASTPISIAGAVIADLYILEERAPASAIYGLGLLIGPPTGPIMGGYLTQTVGVRYGFVLTAALGAVALVLSVFLLPETDHAIIQSKRGSQSGGLTGLFNKKAETSADDKRTQSSTPLTGSAREAAIRPLVLLTRSPICFIMSFYGALVYGFLNMFFTTFPTIFGETYGFKPGPTGLTYIGGGLGELCATALGGWVGNTVYHNLTKKNGGIPKPEFRMPGMLLGSVAVPIGLFWFGWTAQTHQHWMLPIIGSSIFGFGMMSILLPLQLYFIDAFKYSAAALAAASLARSLLAFAIPLFAPQMIDAMGLGGTYSFLGGLSIAIGIPLPLWVYFQGEKIRARSDLNH is encoded by the exons atggagacCACAGACATGGAGAAATCTGCTGTCACGGCTCCGTCAGCCTTGAACTCGGAGATTGAAGATACTGAACAAATATGGCTGGAATCAGAAGACAATCCTTTGAACTGGCCTCGATCGAAGAAGTACCAGACAATTGGCTTGGTCTCCTTTCAAGCATTCATCTC TCCTCTCGCGAGTTCCATCATGGCACCCGGTTTGCCAGAGTTGGCAGAAAAATACAACATCAAATCCGATACCGTTCTGGCATTGACTCTGACGATATATCTCCTGGCCTGGGCGCTTGGCCCCCTCGCCTTTGCCCCGTTGTCTGAGATGTATGGTCGGCGGTGGGTGATTAACATATCGAGCGTCATATTCACCGCTTTTAGTATTGGGTGTATCTTCGCCAAGTCAACTGGACAACTGATTGCTTTCCGGTTCTTGGCTGGCATCGGAGCGTCGACACCGATATCCATTGCGGGAGCTGTCATAGCCGATCTTTACATCTTGGAGGAGCGAGCCCCAGCCAGTGCTATCTATGGCTTGGGATTACTGATAGGACCCCCGACTGGCCCCATCATGGGAGGATATTTGACACAGACAGTTGGAGTTCGGTACGGATTTGTTCTCACGGCTGCTCTTGGTGCTGTAGCCTTGGTGCTTAgcgtttttcttcttcccgaGACCGATCATGCAATCATCCAATCAAAACGTGGCTCGCAGAGTGGAGGATTAACAGGGCTCTTCAATAAAAAGGCAGAGACGTCGGCTGACGACAAGCGGACACAGTCTTCTACTCCCCTGACGGGGTCAGCTAGAGAAGCAGCTATACGGCCTTTGGTGCTTCTCACAAGAAGCCCTATTTGCTTCATCATGAGTTTCTACGGAGCACT TGTCTACGGCTTCCTCAACATGTTTTTCACGACTTTCCCAACAATATTTGGCGAGACCTATGGATTTAAGCCTGGCCCAACCGGTCTGACATACATAGGAGGCGGACTTGGAGAGCTATGTGCCACGGCTTTGGGCGGATGGGTTGGAAATACCGTCTATCACAAT TTGACCAAGAAGAATGGTGGTATCCCAAAGCCCGAGTTTCGCATGCCGGGAATGCTTCTCGGTTCCGTTGCCGTCCCCATCGGGCTCTTCTGGTTCGGCTGGACAGCACAGACACACCAACACTGGATGCTGCCCATCATTGGTTCGTCCATTTTTGGATTCGGCATGATGTCcatcttgctgccgctgcagctgTACTTTATTGACGCATTCAAATATTCGGCTGCTGCACTGGCCGCTGcctcgctcgctcgctcgctgcTTGCATTCGCCATCCCCCTATTCGCCCCACAAATGATTGATGCGATGGGACTGGGGGGAACATATTCTTTCCTTGGCGGATTGAGCATCGCAATAGGCATCCCGTTGCCCCTTTGGGTGTATTTCCAGGGGGAGAAGATTCGAGCCAGGAGCGATTTAAATCATtga
- a CDS encoding hypothetical protein (animal haem peroxidase domain-containing protein): protein MSSSGNAPNGNHATVEYPSGPVAKAKKTKPVKYGSLMQLYRASRRPLPNKTGDGTYQVVRNRPSLMQDLSTITFQDLKTLKAIITAKLKGETQSDDKTMIMEKTIQLVAALPGGSKRQEQLTNMFIDELWYSLEHPPLLYMGDQFRFRQADGSNNNPIMPKLGAAGTPYSRSVHPSVVPLGALPDPEAIFESIMARDKFIKNPNNVSSILWYWATIIIHDLFWTNERDPNINDSSSYLDLAPLYGHSQDAQNSVRTFKDGMLKPDTFADKRLLGMPPGVCIILVMFNRVHNYVAANMAAINEGNRFAKPSPTLQGDAATAAWKKYDEELFQTARLVTSGLYINITLVDYVRNIINLNRVDTEWTLDPRQEAGVDVGTTKGSERGVGNSVSAEFNLCYRWHSCISEMDDEWIHAFYDDLLGENYGTMDMRTLMIAIRKFAMGMPKDPADCVFGGFTRGPDGRFDDDDLVNCIATAIEQPGGSFGARNVPRIMKPVEMLGIIRGRKWHLTGLNEFRKHFGLKAYKTFEDINSDPQVADALRNLYQHPDFVELYPGIVAEEAKSPMVPGVGIAPTYTISRVVLSDAVSLVRGDRHYTTDYNPRYLTNWGYKEVEYDLKVNHGCVFHKLFIRAFPNHFKQDSVYAHYPMVIPQENRKILTSLNRVHRFSFERPRASAPRVDITTFGGFKQVIANEDKYRVQWQEGLEILSGHAGRYMQANDRKTLESVLYKDNWRSAVKAFYAKTAETLLAQKSYTIMNKKHIDIVRDFGNTAHTHYAAQIFNIPLKTQENPKGVFSEHELYASLAAIFTTIFLDIDPVKSFSLRQKTKEAADALGESLETTIKYTKSFGLRLFTGNTSNDPLSTAGVNAVKALAKSGMSPHDIAWGLILPTAAAIVPTQGRLFAQALDWYLSSEGAAYVDDLHILASQEPSPESDALLLGFAMEGVRMAGAFGLHQVSTSPDIITEDDGRKISVNQGDKVFASFVSGARDATQFPNPETVDPRRPLESYIQFGAGTHRALDKEVSQIALVELFRAIFRKQGLKRVAGPQGELKKVPRQGGHCEYLSEDWGTLTPFPVSMKVTWDN, encoded by the exons ATGAGTTCCAGCGGAAATGCCCCCAATGGCAACCATGCCACTGTCGAATACCCCAGCGGCCCTgttgcaaaggcaaagaagaccAAGCCTGTCAAGTATGGCAGCTTGATGCAGCTATATCGTGCTTCTCGCCGACCTCTCCCTAACAAGACCGGAGATGGCACCTACCAGGTGGTTAGGAACAGGCCATCGTTGATGCAGGATCTGAGCACAATCACCTTCCAAG ATCTCAAGACCCTCAAGGCAATTATCACTGCCAAGCTCAAGGGCGAGACTCAATCGGATGACAAGACAATGATAATGGAAAAGACTATCCAATTGGTTGCTGCGCTACCTGGTGGCTCTAAAAGACAAGAGCAGCTCACCAATATGTTTATTGACGAGCTGTGGTACTCTCTTGAACATCCCCCATTGTTGTACATGGGAGACCAATTCCGCTTTCGTCAAGCTGATGGATCCAACAAT AACCCCATTATGCCCAAGCTCGGTGCAGCTGGTACTCCTTATTCTCGCTCGGTCCATCCCAGCGTCGTGCCCCTGGGAGCTTTGCCTGATCCAGAAGCCATTTTCGAGTCCATCATGGCCAGAGACAAATTCATCAAGAACCCTAACAACGTCTCAAGCATTCTGTGGTACTGGGCTACCATTATCATCCACG ATCTGTTCTGGACCAACGAAAGGGATCCCAACATCAACGACTCGTCATCATATCTCGACCTAGCTCCCCTCTATGGCCACAGTCAGGATGCCCAGAACTCGGTTCGCACATTCAAGGATGGCATGCTGAAGCCTGATACCTTTGCCGACAAGCGACTCCTGGGCATGCCGCCGGGTGTCTGCATTATCCTTGTCATGTTCAACCGCGTTCACAATTACGTTGCTGCAAACATGGCTGCCATCAACGAAGGCAACAGATTCGCCAAGCCTTCTCCGACTCTGCAAGGAGATGCCGCAACTGCGGCTTGGAAGAAGTACGACGAGGAGCTGTTCCAGACGGCTCGCCTGGTGACTTCTGGTCTGTACATCAACATCACTCTAGTCGATTATGTGCGAAACATTATCAACCTGAACAGAGTTGATACCGAGTGGACGCTGGATCCTCGACAAGAGGCCGGCGTCGATGTCGGCACCACGAAGGGCTCTGAACGAGGCGTCGGTAACAGCGTCTCTGCGGAATTCAACCTCTGCTACCGCTGGCACTCTTGCATCTCTGAGATGGACGACGAGTGGATCCACGCCTTCTACGACGACCTCTTGGGCGAGAACTATGGTACTATGGATATGCGCACGCTGATGATTGCCATCCGCAAGTTTGCCATGGGCATGCCCAAGGACCCCGCCGACTGCGTCTTTGGCGGCTTTACGCGTGGCCCTGACGGACGCTTCGATGACGACGATCTCGTCAACTGCATCGCCACGGCCATTGAGCAGCCAGGTGGTTCTTTTGGTGCTCGCAACGTGCCTCGTATCATGAAGCCCGTGGAGATGCTCGGCATCATTCGTGGCCGAAAGTGGCACCTGACCGGCTTGAACGAGTTCCGCAAGCACTTTGGTCTCAAGGCTTACAAGACGTTTGAGGATATCAACTCCGATCCCCAGGTTGCGGACGCTCTGCGTAATTTGTACCAGCATCCCGACTTTGTCGAGCTCTATCCTGGCATCGTCGCCGAGGAGGCCAAGTCACCCATGGTTCCTGGTGTCGGCATCGCTCCCACTTACACCATTTCCCGTGTCGTCTTGTCTGATGCGGTCTCTCTTGTTCGTGGCGATAGACACTACACCACGGATTACAACCCACGGTACCTCACAAACTGGGGTTACAAGGAGGTTGAGTATGACCTGAAAGTCAATCACGGCTGCGTGTTCCACAAACTCTTCATCCGAGCATTCCCCAACCACTTCAAGCAAGACTCCGTTTATGCCCACTACCCCATGGTCATCCCTCAAGAAAACCGCAAGATCCTAACAAGCTTGAACCGCGTCCACCGGTTCAGCTTCGAGCGCCCGAGAGCCTCTGCTCCTCGTGTCGACATCACCACCTTTGGCGGCTTCAAGCAGGTCATTGCAAACGAGGACAAGTACCGCGTCCAGTGGCAGGAAGGCCTCGAGATTCTTTCCGGCCATGCCGGCCGCTACATGCAGGCCAATGACCGCAAGACGCTCGAATCCGTGCTTTACAAGGATAATTGGAGAAGTGCTGTCAAGGCCTTTTACGCAAAGACGGCCGAGACTCTGCTGGCCCAGAAGTCGTACACCATCATGAACAAGAAGCACATCGATATTGTTCGCGATTTCGGCAACACTGCTCACACCCACTACGCCGCTCAGATCTTCAACATCCCCCTCAAGACTCAAGAGAATCCCAAGGGCGTCTTCTCTGAGCACGAGCTGTACGCCTCGCTGgctgccatcttcaccaccatcttcttggaCATTGATCCCGTGAagtccttctccttgaggcAAAAAACCAAGGAAGCCGCTGATGCCCTTGGGGAGTCTCTCGAGACGACTATCAAGTACACCAAATCCTTTGGTCTTCGCCTCTTCACcggcaacaccagcaacgaTCCCCTTTCCACCGCTGGTGTCAATGCAGTCAAGGCTCTGGCCAAGTCCGGCATGAGCCCTCACGATATTGCCTGGGGATTGATCTTGCCTACGGCTGCTGCTATTGTTCCAACCCAAGGTCGATTG TTTGCCCAAGCTCTCGACTGGTATCTTTCTTCCGAAGGCGCTGCCTACGTCGACGACCTCCACATTCTCGCCTCGCAGGAGCCCAGCCCCGAAAgcgatgctcttctcctcggcTTCGCCATGGAGGGCGTCCGCATGGCCGGTGCTTTTGGCCTGCACCAGGTTTCCACCAGCCCCGACATCATCACTGAAGATGACGGCCGCAAAATCAGCGTCAACCAAGGTGACAAGGTCTTTGCGTCCTTTGTCTCCGGCGCCCGTGACGCAACTCAGTTCCCCAACCCGGAAACTGTTGACCCTCGCCGCCCTCTCGAATCGTACATCCAGTTCGGCGCTGGCACGCACAGGGCTTTGGACAAGGAGGTCAGCCAGATTGCATTGGTGGAGCTCTTCCGTGCTATTTTCAGGAAGCAGGGCCTTAAGAGGGTTGCCGGGCCTCAGggcgagctgaagaaggtcCCGAGACAGGGCGGCCACTGCGAGTATCTGAGTGAGGATTGGGGTACTCTTACGCCCTTCCCTGTGTCGATGAAGGTTACTTGGGATAATTAA
- a CDS encoding phosphatidylinositol-4-phosphate 5-Kinase domain-containing protein has protein sequence MPSFLTQDNPTVFSNGSVIKLSDHFGAKDQANEASITDARSYAVHERFDESSTLSTRDSDVSDSPVPLSDLDRWRDDASGNETRPTSMSSLSNGKSLPGGYGVQGFGQDLDVQDVDHALSNGTAFSLPHRSVPQTSNGLEFSHAAADAARKPASNQNHRASTRSVQDDVSATFTRPTPPPTDAESHSPPQPWTPSLTPASPMASDLALPQNYNSSINPQRFSSPATYQPSGSNSAPSLSAHLQPPGPGMGPKQRHTLEVPKPPSGRTSRELDTAQASGRFSPTVASPTGRAASFSLARRTTRSMQSDAPRDEIAPDEDAMRWAEVYRQKRASKRRRKEEEDDDRVLVGTKVDESHANWVTAYNMLTGIRVSVSRTNAKLDRELTDADFNVKQKSTFDITGNELVPSAKYDFKFKDYAPWVFRHLRNAFRLDPADYLMSLTGKYILSELGSPGKSGSFFYFSRDYKYIIKTIHHAEHKFLRKILREYYEHVTKNPNTLLSQFYGLHRVKMPYGKKIHFVVMNNLFPPHRDVHTTFDLKGSTIGRDYREEDLDKNPRATLKDLNWLRRKQNLELGIQKKKLFLEQLQRDVALLKRLHIMDYSLLVGIHDLSRGNEENLRGKTLQVFNPGGEKSTDDDLQASLLRTPSKLENYRKAKELRQMVQKERPVPMGVANDQMPEEVGEDRRGLLFNQDDGGFRATHEDNEPAEEIYYLGVIDCLTHYGMIKKIEHFWKGLSNDKSKISALPPDQYGDRFYHFIQGITMSAEEAKRERARRDQEMLAQAQKQERSRQSTIPPMPMHQPPPPPVGIHSNGRTPEAQIPERTLKTTAMPGARDSQHEAVLPVVEEAGESSRDDTERWVQGTSWNNMAEPSRAPPPTPPPHDQTYLKPDSSDSGYGDNSNGTVSRDNSLKVARPTSRGSLNKHLPPLPKKENSQQPGGIRMVQ, from the exons ATGCCCTCGTTCCTGACCCAAGACAACCCGACAGTCTTTTCCAACGGCTCCGTAATCAAGCTCAGCGACCACTTCGGTGCAAAGGACCAGGCGAATGAGGCTTCCATAACCGACGCCCGGTCCTACGCCGTCCATGAGCGCTTCGACGAGAGCTCGACACTGTCCACCCGCGACTCGGACGTTTCGGACTCGCCCGTGCCCTTGAGCGACCTCGACCGGTGGAGAGACGACGCCAGCGGCAACGAGACACGTCCTACCAGCAtgagctctctctccaacGGCAAGAGTCTGCCTGGCGGTTACGGCGTCCAAGGCTTTGGGCAAGATCTGGACGTGCAAGACGTTGACCATGCCCTGTCCAATGGCACcgccttttctctccctcatcGCTCCGTGCCACAGACCAGCAATGGGCTCGAATTCTCgcatgcagctgcagatgcGGCCCGCAAGCCAGCGAGCAATCAGAATCACAGGGCATCGACAAGGAGCGTCCAGGACGATGTCTCTGCTACCTTCACCCGACCAACTCCGCCCCCCACAGACGCCGAGTCGCACAGCCCGCCTCAGCCTTGGACACCGTCTCTGACACCTGCATCGCCCATGGCGTCCGACCTCGCCCTGCCGCAAAActacaacagcagcatcaacccCCAGCGATTCTCATCTCCCGCAACCTACCAGCCCAGCGGCTCCAACTCGGCGCCCTCACTGTCCGCTCACTTGCAGCCCCCAGGCCCCGGCATGGGACCCAAGCAAAGACATACGCTTGAGGTGCCCAAACCACCATCGGGCAGAACCTCGAGAGAACTCGATACCGCCCAGGCCAGCGGACGCTTCTCCCCCACAGTCGCCAGCCCTACCGGCCGCGCCGCTTCCTTCAGCCTGGCCCGACGGACAACGAGATCCATGCAGTCCGATGCCCCCCGGGACGAGATTGCTCCCGACGAAGATGCCATGCGATGGGCCGAAGTATATCGACAGAAGCGGGCCAGCAAGCGGAGACggaaggaggaagaagatgacgaccgCGTCTTGGTTGGCACCAAGGTTGACGAGAGCCATGCTAACTGGGTGACGGCCTACAACATGCTAACGGGCATCCGTGTTTCCGTTTCGAGGACAAACGCAAAGTTGGACCGCGAATTGACCGATGCAGACTTTAATGTTAAGCAAAAGTCTACATTTGATAT CACCGGCAACGAACTCGTTCCCTCGGCCAAGTACGACTTCAAATTCAAAGACTATGCTCCTTGGGTCTTCCGTCATCTACGAAACGCCTTCCGTCTAGACCCGGCCGACTATCTCATGTCCTTGACTGGCAAATATATACTCTCGGAGCTGGGCTCCCCGGGCAAGAGCGGCAgctttttttacttttctaGAGACTACAAGTACATCATCAAGACCATTCACCATGCTGAGCATAAATTTCTGCGCAAGATCCTCAGGGAATATTACGAGCACGTCACCAAGAACCCGAACACATTGCTGTCTCAGTTTTACGGCCTCCACCGAGTCAAGATGCCCTACGGAAAGAAGATTCATTTCGTCGTCATGAACAATTTGTTTCCCCCGCACCGAGATGTCCACACCACATTCGATCTCAAGGGATCGACTATTGGCCGAGATTATAGAGAGGAAGACTTGGACAAGAACCCTCGCGCGACCCTCAAGGACTTGAACTGGCTCCGACGAAAGCAGAACCTCGAACTGGGTattcagaagaagaagctgttcCTTGAGCAGCTACAACGGGATGTGGCCCTCCTCAAGCGTCTCCATATCATGGACTATTCCTTGTTGGTTGGCATCCATGATCTTTCCCGTGGAAATGAGGAAAACCTGCGTGGAAAGACTTTGCAAGTGTTTAACCCTGGCGGCGAGAAAAGCACCGACGACGATCTCCAGGCTTCCCTTCTGCGAACACCGTCAAAGCTGGAAAATTATCGCAAGGCAAAGGAACTGCGGCAGATGGTCCAGAAAGAACGCCCAGTGCCCATGGGCGTGGCCAACGACCAGATGCCCGAGGAGGTGGGCGAGGATCGTCgtgggcttcttttcaacCAAGACGACGGTGGCTTCAGAGCAACCCACGAAGACAATGAACCGGCAGAAGAGATTTACTACCTGGGTGTCATTGATTGTCTGACTCAC TACGGAATGATCAAAAAGATCGAACATTTCTGGAAAGGTCTCTCGAATGACAAGAGCAAAATATCCGCTTTGCCACCGGACCAATACGGAGATCGCTTCTACCACTTCATCCAAGGTATCACCATGTCCGCTGAGGAGGCGAAACGAGAACGCGCCCGCAGAGACCAAGAAATGCTTGCTCAGGCACAGAAGCAAGAAAGGTCGAGGCAGAGCACGATTCCCCCGATGCCGATGCACCAGCCCCCACCGCCTCCAGTCGGAATACACTCTAATGGGCGAACGCCTGAGGCTCAGATACCCGAGCGAACACTCAAGACTACCGCCATGCCCGGCGCCCGTGACTCACAACACGAGGCCGTTCTTCCCGTGGTAGAAGAAGCCGGAGAGAGCAGCCGAGACGATACGGAACGATGGGTTCAGGGTACCTCTTGGAACAACATGGCCGAGCCCAGCCGCGCCCCTCCGCCGacccctcctcctcacgACCAAACCTATCTCAAGCCCGACAGCTCTGATAGTGGCTACGgcgacaacagcaacggcaCTGTGAGCAGGGACAACTCCCTCAAAGTGGCTCGACCGACGAGCCGAGGGAGTCTGAACAAGCATCTACCGCCGCtccccaagaaggagaactCGCAACAACCAGGTGGAATTAGAATGGTTCAGTAG